CAAGCCAAGTGCGTGTCGTAACTAAACATGTGGCTACAGTCGCCAtagctacagtgctctagaatattaCCACAGCGTTCGAGAAAGCCTTCTAGAACCCTGTAGTGTGGCGTTTTCGTGTTTTCGCCTTTTGTCGCGGGCTGGTGGTACGCATCCTGCGGTCAGTTATTTCTGCGGACATACGAACAGCGTTCGGTGAAGTTTTCAGAAACTCCGCGGTCAGAAACTTGGGGAGTTGCCTTGCCGTCTAGCGCAGCAGTCCCGGAGAGTGCCTCTCCAGCGTCCGCACCTGGAATTTCCGCGAAGGCGTCAGTCCGATCGCTGGCCATGGGCAAAAAGCGGCCCAGACCCgagcaagagaagaaagaggtagaTCCCTCCGACCGGCCCTCGACGTCGAAGGAGCCCCCGGCAAGCACCAAGCAGCcgtcgcagcagcagccgcagtcgCAGGCGGCCAAGAACAAGCCGCGCGTGTGGAAGAGCCTCAAGCAGGTGGTGACGGCCGAGCGACTGCAGCCGGGAGCTTACGCGGCGCTCGAAGCCGCCCCGTCCCTGCGTCCCTGGCGCAAGTACTCGGACCTGAGCGGCCTGGTGGCGCCGTACACGGATCCCAAGACCAAGCTGCGCTACGCCAATCGGCACGAGTACGCCAGGATACGCCTGCTCACCGCCGACCAGGTCAACGGCTATCTGGTGCTCAGGAGAGCCGCGCTGCCCGTCACTTAGCTTTGCTGCTCGTCGGCTCCAGACACTACCCCGAGCAAGCGCGTCTACTGTTTCTTGCGCTGCTGTGTGGTACTGTGCAGTCGCTGCAGGTTTGTCACTGCAGCAGTGCTGGTTCAGTGGTGCGGCTGCCTCGTCCTCAGGTCATCTCATTCTTGAGTTTCGTGCTTTTGAGACAGTGCGTCCGCAATGAGCTCTGCAGTTGCCTCTCAGATCTCATGGTTTTGTAGAGAATGGTGCTGCTCGAGTTACATTGTTTAGATGTTGCATTTATAATATTGCAGTGTTTCTTGAACAAAAAGCCCTTTAAAAATATGTGCCTTTGCATTTGCTAGAAATGCATGCATGTGCTTTTTGTGGCCTCAAGC
This region of Amblyomma americanum isolate KBUSLIRL-KWMA chromosome 5, ASM5285725v1, whole genome shotgun sequence genomic DNA includes:
- the LOC144132421 gene encoding INO80 complex subunit C, whose translation is MGKKRPRPEQEKKEVDPSDRPSTSKEPPASTKQPSQQQPQSQAAKNKPRVWKSLKQVVTAERLQPGAYAALEAAPSLRPWRKYSDLSGLVAPYTDPKTKLRYANRHEYARIRLLTADQVNGYLVLRRAALPVT